The following DNA comes from Phytohabitans rumicis.
CGCGGCGACCAGGAGCTGCTCCGGGTTCCAGCGCGTCTTGTCGCCCCGGAACGCCGGGTCCGAGCTGCCCGCGATCGGCTCCAGGCCGTCGGACTCGACATCGTGGTCCCGGGTGTAGTCGCGGTATCCGCTGGTGCCCGTGCCGCGGTTGCCGGTCCAGGTGACCACGATGTCGTACGTGTGCGTCCGTCCCATGCCGGCAAGCGTAATGTCGTCGCGTGCGCGGGTTGGAGGAGCTCGATCGGGTCGACTGGCCGCGGCTCGAACACGCCTACGGGGACGCCGGCGACGTACCGGATCTGCTGCGGTCGCTCGATGACGACGCGGTCGGCGAGCTCGTCGCGGCGCTGTGTCATCAGGGCACCCGCTTCTCCGCGAGCGCGGCGGCCGTGCCCTACCTGGCGGGGATAGCGGTACGCGCGGGCACGGTCGAGCCGCTCATGCTGCTCGGCTTCCTGGCGGTCGGCGACGACGACGCGTACTGCTTCCCGCGTCCACCGGAGGCCGACGGCGCCATGTATCCCGAGGCGGTCGCGGCCTACCGGGCGGTGGAGGCGGAGGTGCCGGCGTTGCTCCCGCTGCTCGCTCACCCTGATCCGCGTACGGCCGCGACGGCGGCGTGGCTGGTGTCGTGGTTCCCGGCGCTGGCCGAGCAGACCCTGCCGGCGGTACGCGCGAGCCGGCCCGCGACCACGGTCACGATCGCGCGCGGGCTGCTCGGCGACGGCACGCTCGAGCCGGGCGGCTGGGCCGAGGCGGTCGCCGCGCTCTGCGCCGGAGACAGGGCGTGGGCGGTCGACGCGGTGCTGGCGGCCGCCCGGCGGGTACGCGGGCCGGACCTGGTCGACCCGGACCTGCCGTACCTGGGTGGGGATGTCGCGGGCGTCCTCGCCGCGGCGCTCCGCCTGCTGCCGACGGAGCGCCGGCCGGAGGCGGTCGCCGCGGTGCGGATCCTCGCCGATCGCGCCCGGCCGCCGTTCGCGGGCCGGTTGCGGGCCATGCGCGACGCGCTGCTCGCGGCGGACTGACGGCCTTCGCCGATCAAGGATTTCCGCGTCGATCAAGGGCAAACGGCCGTGGATTGGAGATCAAACCACGACCATATGCCCTTGATCGACGCACAGAGCCGCGCACGGAGGGCGCGGCGCGTGGTCAGGGGCGGACCTCTGTTGCCAGGTCGTCTAGGCGGGCCGCGGTCAGCTCCAGCCAGCGTAGGTCGGCCTCCAGGTGGAAGAGCGCGTGGTCGCAGATCAGCTGTTCGGAGAAGTCGCCGCCGGTCTTGCGGCGGGTCAGCTCGCGCATGAGGCGCAGGTGCTCGGCGCGCTGGGTGTCGAGCAGGTCGGCGGCCCGCCGGCCGGTCAGCAGGGCCAGCACCACCTTGGTGTAGAGCGTGCTCTGCAGGTACAGGTCGGGCTTTTCCGGCTGGGACAGCCAGCGGCCGACGTCGGTGACGCCGGCGGACGTGATCGCGTACCGCTTGCGCTCCGGCCCCTCGCCCGGCTCCACGCCGTCGACCTCGACGAGGCCGTTCTTCAGCAGGCGGGACAGGGTCGCGTAGACCTGGCCGAACGCCAGCGGACGGGCCCGGCCGAAGCGTTCGTCGTACGCCCGCTTGAGGTCGTATCCGTGGCGTGGGCTCGACTCCAGGAGCCCGAGAAAGGTCTGTGCGATCGACATGTGAGTACTCTACACTACGCGTATACGCTAGGTGTATACGCGATGTGTAGAGATCGCGACCAATCCAATCCGGCCGGCGGCGCGAACTATCAGTGCTCTGTCTGGGGAGGTGCCATCGATGGACGCGTGGCCGTTTGTAGGGCGGGACGAAGAGCTGGCGGCGATCGAGACGGCGTTCGACGGGTCCGATGTGGACGCTGTCGTGATCGCCGGCCCGGCGGGCGTCGGTAAGACGGCGCTGGCCCGCCGGGTGCTCGGCCGGTTGCGCGCCGCCGGCAGCCGGGCGGAGTGCGTGGTCGGCACGCGGGCCGCCGCGTCGATCCCGTTCGGGGCGGTGGCGCCGCTCGTACCGGCGGACTGGCGGCCGGTGGGCGGGCCGCTCGGCGTGCTGCGCGCGGTGGCCACCCAGGTGGGCAGGTGGGGCGGCCGGCGCCGGGTGGCGATCGGCGTCGACGACGCCCACCTGCTCGACGACTCGTCCGTGGCGGTGGTGACGCACCTGGTCACCGAGCGGCTCGCGTTCGGGGTGCTGACCCTGCGTACGGGCGAGCCGGTCGCCGACGCGATCACGGCGCTGTGGAAGGAGGAGCGGGCCGAGCGGCTGGAGCTCGGCGGGCTCCCCGCCGCCGCGGTCGACCACCTGCTGGGCCACTACCTGAAGGGCCCGATCGACGGGCTGAGCCGGCGCCGGCTCACCGAGGCGGCGGCGGGCAACCCCCTCGCCCTGCGCGAGATGGTCCACGGTGGACTGTCCGGCGGCAAGCTCCGCGAGCGGTACGGGGTGTGGCGGCTGGACCCGGCGTACCAGCCCGGCGGGCGGGTTACCGAGCTGGTGGCGCGCCACCTGGTGGGCCTGGACGCCAGCACCCGGCACGTGGTCGAGCTGGTGGCCGAGGGCGAGCCGGTCGCCCTGCCCGCCCTGGAGACGCTCGCCGACGCCGCCTCGATCCGCGCCGCCGAGGAGAGCGGCCTGGTGACGGTCGGGCGCTCCGGCGCCCGCGTCGAGGCCCGGCTCGCCCACCCGCTGTACGGCGAGGTGCTGCGCGCCGGCATGCCGCTGACCCGGGCCCGGATCGTGCGCCGGCGGCTGGCCAAGGCGCTCCTGGACACCCCGATGCGCCGCCGCGACGACGCGCTGCGGGCCGCACAGTGGCAGGTGGACGGCGGCGTGATCACCCACCCCGACGTGGTACGCGTCGGCGCCCGCCAGGCCATCGGCTGGTCCGACCTGCGGCTGGCCGAGCGGCTGGCCCGGGCCGCCCGGAACGCCGAGCCGGGCGCCGAGGCCGACGTGCTGCTCGCGGAGATCCTGGAGTACCGGGGCAAGAGCGCGGAGGCGGTGGCGCTGCTGTCCGACGAGCCGCCCCCGGAGACCACCGACCCGATGCTGTGGGCGGTGACCCGGGCCGAGACCCTCTACTGGGGACTCGGCGCGGCCGGCGCGGCGGAGCGGGTGCTCATGGCCGTGGCCGGCGGTCCGCGCGGCGAGCTGGCCGACGGGACCCGCTCCTGGATCCTGGTGTTCGACGGGCGGTGCGGCGCGGCGCTCGACGTGGCCCGCCAGGTGCTGGCCCGGCCCGGCGCCGACCCGCAGGGGGTCATCTGGGCCGCGGCGGGCGGTACGGCGGCGGCCGGCTTCCTCGGCCGCCTTGACGAGTCCGACGCGATCCACGACCGCGGGCTGCCGGTCGCCGCCGCGCACCGGGACGTCATGCCGTGGGGCGTGTACGAGATCGAGATCGCCGCCTGCCTGGCCCACCTGGCGTCCGGCGACCTGATCGGCGCGCGCGCGTTCGCGGACGAGGGCTACCGGCTCGCTGTCGAGGCCGGCGTGCCGATGATGGTCAGCGGCTGGGCGCTCTTCAGTGGGCTGGTCACGGCCGCCCAGGGGCACCTCGACGTGGCGGGCGCGATGCTGCGCGAGGCGTTCGCCGGCTTCGAGGAAAACGACACCTTCCGCTTCCGGCGGTGCTGCGGCGCGGCCCTCGCGGGGGTGTCCGCGCTGCGCGGCGAGGCCGCCGAGGCGCTGCGCTGGATGGGCGAGGTGGAGCCGTTCGGCGCGGGCGCGAACCGGATCTTCGAGCCGTGGATCGAGCTGTGGCGGTCCTGGACCGTGCTGTCCGAGGGGCCACCAGCGAGGCCATCGGGTACGCCCAGGGCGCCGCCGAGCTGGCCCGCTCCGCCGACATGCCGGCGGTGGAGGCGGCCGCGCTCTACGAGGTCGGCCGGCTGGGCGGCACGGTCGACCGGGACCGGCTCGCCGCGCTGGCCGTACGGCTGGCCACCCCGTTCGCGGAGGCGCTGGCCGGCGCCGCCCGCGGGCTCGCCACTTCGGACGGGCGGGCACTCGCCGACGCGGCCGCGACGTTCGAGCTGCTGGGGCACGACCTGCTGGCGGCCGAGGCGGCGACGGTGGCGGCCCGGGCGTTCCGGCGGGCCGGCCGGCGCGGCCAGTCGCAGCTGCTCTCGGCGCGGGCCGCGCAGTGGCGGGCCCGGTGCTCCGGCGCGCGCACGCCGCTGCTGCTGGACGGCGAGGTCGCCGACCTGCTCACCGCCCGGGAACGGGAGGTCGTGCTGCTCGCCGCGCAGCACAGCAGCAAGCAGATCGCCGAGCGCCTGGGGCTCGGCGTGAAGACGGTCAACAACCACCTCGCCCGCGCGTACGCGAAGCTGGGCGTCACCAGCCGCGCGGAGATCCGCACCCTGCTCGGCCAGCCACCGTCCGCACGACCACGGTAGCCTTGCGGCGTGTTGGG
Coding sequences within:
- a CDS encoding PadR family transcriptional regulator, whose product is MSIAQTFLGLLESSPRHGYDLKRAYDERFGRARPLAFGQVYATLSRLLKNGLVEVDGVEPGEGPERKRYAITSAGVTDVGRWLSQPEKPDLYLQSTLYTKVVLALLTGRRAADLLDTQRAEHLRLMRELTRRKTGGDFSEQLICDHALFHLEADLRWLELTAARLDDLATEVRP
- a CDS encoding AAA family ATPase, whose amino-acid sequence is MDAWPFVGRDEELAAIETAFDGSDVDAVVIAGPAGVGKTALARRVLGRLRAAGSRAECVVGTRAAASIPFGAVAPLVPADWRPVGGPLGVLRAVATQVGRWGGRRRVAIGVDDAHLLDDSSVAVVTHLVTERLAFGVLTLRTGEPVADAITALWKEERAERLELGGLPAAAVDHLLGHYLKGPIDGLSRRRLTEAAAGNPLALREMVHGGLSGGKLRERYGVWRLDPAYQPGGRVTELVARHLVGLDASTRHVVELVAEGEPVALPALETLADAASIRAAEESGLVTVGRSGARVEARLAHPLYGEVLRAGMPLTRARIVRRRLAKALLDTPMRRRDDALRAAQWQVDGGVITHPDVVRVGARQAIGWSDLRLAERLARAARNAEPGAEADVLLAEILEYRGKSAEAVALLSDEPPPETTDPMLWAVTRAETLYWGLGAAGAAERVLMAVAGGPRGELADGTRSWILVFDGRCGAALDVARQVLARPGADPQGVIWAAAGGTAAAGFLGRLDESDAIHDRGLPVAAAHRDVMPWGVYEIEIAACLAHLASGDLIGARAFADEGYRLAVEAGVPMMVSGWALFSGLVTAAQGHLDVAGAMLREAFAGFEENDTFRFRRCCGAALAGVSALRGEAAEALRWMGEVEPFGAGANRIFEPWIELWRSWTVLSEGPPARPSGTPRAPPSWPAPPTCRRWRRPRSTRSAGWAARSTGTGSPRWPYGWPPRSRRRWPAPPAGSPLRTGGHSPTRPRRSSCWGTTCWRPRRRRWRPGRSGGPAGAASRSCSRRGPRSGGPGAPARARRCCWTARSPTCSPPGNGRSCCSPRSTAASRSPSAWGSA
- a CDS encoding response regulator transcription factor; the encoded protein is MLLAAQHSSKQIAERLGLGVKTVNNHLARAYAKLGVTSRAEIRTLLGQPPSARPR